A window of Longispora fulva contains these coding sequences:
- a CDS encoding C39 family peptidase: MARGRTVGRWCVAALALVAGLLPTAGVAYAATPRTAPTSGVNAIGVLADSDPNQHGCSAGIVDSPRGNVIVTAAHCVYGKSALVFAPGYHDGQAPFGVWKVVSAFVWDGWKTNQDINGAGSPYDYAFLVVESHSGKSVQQTAGASLRLTPDTGLPEDISIFGYASAGNANYQNKPYRCDSSADLDGQFWITTQCLGIPGGFSGGPWVRRGTNDLVGVIGGRGQNLPDTDARNYSVRFDSRVRALYDRAVNAPIPPSTGNSGNLGYPLGDGALWKHADLIANGYFTGGSPFGSRHMDMIVKWSDGEVTLYQGSGSSDPAYPFVGETQLAAPGGLWTHAVTIAAGNFGAAGDGLIVRWSDGELTRYTTVDQGGFHDEVQLAAPNDTWTHAKLITVGEYNGYGRDDDLLVVWTDGEVSLYSNVTALGIGEEHQLAAPNATWTHAVALTSVHAAGYDLADLMVRWTDGELTMYGGVNTGGLGQEIQVQAPNSLWQHATVIAGGAFTANALPNDFVVRWSDGELTLYQGVNSAGLHSETQWVNPNGSAFQMNTPPTPAAPAPQTAWDTSTPPSDTADVLCADGGTASRMEYKVCLFPSGGTMRARGFVYSPGRHTHSVTVTLTSQLGGNKTVSCGEFINTGGYMSCNTGDVTRAMGPVKVTADFVLDGAAVPTLQLNDLQVIGKKQESDANYCGPASIQTALATMRYTPPSQAVLAGQAGTGGWGTLPWDMASTINRNMTSPPAGFTQYAWAGYDEQGVGLMKGMEHVQQRIAAGQPAVLLIKAGLRPWAPSSDGATRHYIVLYAAASNHTPGEPTEWSTTSFMAWDPAIDPATSSPFHKITVPQLVAASQMAGTPDQVTVISAQ; this comes from the coding sequence ATGGCACGAGGAAGAACCGTGGGGCGCTGGTGTGTCGCCGCCCTGGCACTGGTCGCGGGACTGCTCCCGACGGCGGGGGTCGCGTACGCCGCGACCCCCAGGACCGCCCCGACGAGCGGGGTGAACGCCATCGGCGTGCTCGCCGACTCCGACCCCAACCAGCACGGCTGCTCGGCCGGGATCGTCGACAGCCCCCGGGGCAACGTGATCGTCACCGCCGCGCACTGCGTGTACGGCAAGTCGGCGCTGGTGTTCGCGCCCGGCTACCACGACGGGCAGGCCCCGTTCGGCGTGTGGAAGGTGGTGAGCGCGTTCGTCTGGGACGGTTGGAAAACCAACCAGGACATCAACGGGGCCGGTTCACCCTATGACTACGCCTTCCTGGTGGTCGAGTCGCACAGCGGCAAGAGCGTGCAGCAGACCGCCGGGGCGTCGCTGCGGTTGACGCCCGACACGGGCCTGCCGGAGGACATCTCGATCTTCGGGTACGCCTCGGCCGGCAACGCCAACTACCAGAACAAGCCGTACCGGTGCGACAGCTCCGCCGACCTCGACGGCCAGTTCTGGATCACCACCCAGTGCCTGGGCATCCCGGGCGGTTTCAGCGGTGGCCCCTGGGTCCGCCGGGGCACCAACGACCTCGTCGGCGTGATCGGCGGCCGGGGCCAGAACCTGCCCGACACCGACGCCCGCAACTACAGCGTCCGGTTCGACAGCCGGGTCCGCGCCCTGTACGACCGGGCCGTCAACGCGCCCATCCCGCCGAGCACCGGCAACAGCGGCAACCTCGGCTACCCGCTGGGCGACGGCGCGCTGTGGAAGCACGCCGACCTGATCGCCAACGGGTACTTCACCGGCGGCTCGCCCTTCGGCTCCCGGCACATGGACATGATCGTGAAGTGGAGCGACGGGGAGGTCACCCTCTACCAGGGCAGCGGGAGCTCCGACCCGGCGTACCCGTTCGTCGGCGAGACCCAGCTGGCGGCGCCCGGCGGCCTGTGGACGCACGCGGTGACGATCGCCGCCGGCAACTTCGGCGCGGCTGGCGACGGCCTGATCGTCCGGTGGAGCGACGGCGAACTGACCCGCTACACCACGGTGGACCAGGGCGGGTTCCACGACGAGGTGCAGCTGGCCGCGCCGAACGACACGTGGACCCACGCGAAGCTGATCACGGTCGGCGAGTACAACGGCTACGGCCGCGACGACGACCTGCTCGTGGTGTGGACCGACGGCGAGGTGTCGCTGTACTCCAACGTCACCGCCCTGGGCATCGGCGAGGAACACCAACTGGCCGCCCCGAACGCCACCTGGACGCACGCGGTGGCCCTCACCTCGGTGCACGCCGCCGGCTACGACCTCGCCGACCTGATGGTCCGCTGGACCGACGGCGAACTGACCATGTACGGCGGGGTGAACACCGGCGGCCTCGGCCAGGAGATCCAGGTCCAGGCGCCCAACTCGCTGTGGCAGCACGCCACGGTCATCGCCGGCGGCGCGTTCACCGCCAACGCACTGCCCAACGACTTCGTCGTCCGGTGGAGCGACGGCGAACTGACCCTCTACCAGGGCGTCAACTCCGCGGGCCTGCACAGCGAGACCCAGTGGGTCAACCCGAACGGCTCGGCGTTCCAGATGAACACGCCGCCCACCCCGGCAGCCCCGGCCCCGCAGACGGCGTGGGACACGTCCACCCCGCCGTCCGACACCGCCGACGTGCTCTGTGCCGACGGGGGCACGGCGTCGCGGATGGAGTACAAGGTCTGCCTGTTCCCGAGCGGCGGCACCATGCGCGCCCGCGGCTTCGTCTACTCGCCCGGCCGGCACACCCACTCCGTCACCGTCACCCTCACCTCCCAGCTGGGCGGCAACAAGACGGTCAGCTGCGGGGAGTTCATCAACACCGGCGGCTACATGTCCTGCAACACCGGGGACGTCACCCGGGCCATGGGGCCGGTCAAGGTCACGGCGGACTTCGTCCTCGACGGGGCCGCGGTGCCGACCCTGCAGCTCAACGACCTGCAGGTGATCGGCAAGAAGCAGGAGTCCGACGCCAACTACTGCGGCCCGGCGAGCATCCAGACCGCCCTGGCCACGATGCGCTACACCCCGCCCAGCCAGGCGGTCCTGGCCGGTCAGGCCGGTACCGGCGGCTGGGGCACCCTGCCGTGGGACATGGCCAGCACGATCAACCGGAACATGACCTCCCCGCCGGCCGGCTTCACCCAGTACGCCTGGGCCGGCTACGACGAGCAGGGCGTCGGCCTGATGAAGGGCATGGAACACGTCCAGCAGCGGATCGCGGCCGGCCAGCCCGCCGTGCTTCTGATCAAGGCGGGGCTGCGGCCCTGGGCGCCGTCGTCGGACGGGGCGACCCGGCACTACATCGTCCTGTACGCCGCCGCGTCCAACCACACGCCCGGCGAGCCGACCGAGTGGTCGACCACCTCGTTCATGGCATGGGACCCGGCGATCGACCCGGCGACGTCCAGCCCGTTCCACAAGATCACGGTGCCGCAGCTGGTGGCGGCCTCGCAGATGGCCGGCACCCCCGACCAGGTCACGGTGATCAGCGCGCAGTGA
- a CDS encoding FAD-dependent monooxygenase: protein MSTVLVVGGGTVGLSAAVFLSHHGVDVHLVECASGPQVHPRATGVGFRTMELFREVGLDGAVDAVAVDMAGSNLGKVTARTLAEADLPGRPPGPTRARLTADMTYTPVTLRGTCPQSRLDAVLLPAARDRGARVEYGVGLASFEQDADGVTAVLSDGRTVRADYLVAADGARSGVRAALGIGASGPGELGEPMTNTLFRADLTALLGGHSFATCTLTHPDATGMLVTVDGATEWCLHTAGDSAPRADLIRIALGVDDLELEIVSALPWRMRGLVADRFTAGRVFLVGDAAHAVPPLGAFGMNTGVADAHNLAWKLALVLRGEAAPALLDSYDAERRPVALVTLEQAVLRLADPALHWDRGPGGAAGRARVGALNAPVVHAGYRYASGAVIDPRPALPSTEDVALDLDGAPGSRVPHAWIADGVSTLDLVGSRFTVLTADDAWLDAADRAGVAAHAVDLPQIPARGALLVRPDGFVGWRAGDTPDRLAPALAALLGYASA, encoded by the coding sequence ATGAGCACGGTTCTGGTAGTCGGCGGCGGCACGGTCGGTCTGAGCGCAGCGGTGTTCCTCTCCCACCACGGGGTCGACGTCCACCTCGTGGAGTGCGCGTCCGGACCCCAGGTGCACCCCAGGGCCACGGGGGTCGGCTTCCGCACCATGGAGCTGTTCCGCGAGGTCGGCCTGGACGGCGCCGTCGACGCGGTGGCCGTCGACATGGCCGGCAGCAACCTCGGCAAGGTCACCGCCCGGACCCTGGCCGAGGCGGATCTGCCGGGCCGGCCGCCGGGCCCGACCCGCGCCCGGCTCACCGCCGACATGACCTACACCCCCGTGACCCTGAGGGGTACGTGCCCGCAGAGCCGCCTCGACGCCGTCCTACTCCCCGCCGCCCGCGACCGGGGCGCACGCGTGGAGTACGGCGTGGGGCTGGCCTCCTTCGAGCAGGACGCCGACGGGGTGACCGCCGTCCTCTCCGACGGCCGGACGGTGCGGGCCGACTACCTGGTGGCCGCCGACGGGGCCCGCAGCGGGGTGCGGGCCGCGCTCGGGATCGGAGCCTCCGGCCCCGGCGAGCTCGGCGAGCCGATGACCAACACCCTGTTCCGCGCCGATCTCACGGCGCTGCTCGGCGGCCACAGCTTCGCCACGTGCACCCTGACGCACCCGGACGCGACTGGCATGCTGGTCACGGTCGACGGCGCGACGGAGTGGTGCCTGCACACCGCCGGGGACAGCGCGCCCAGGGCCGATCTGATCCGCATCGCGCTCGGCGTCGACGACCTGGAACTGGAGATCGTCAGCGCCCTGCCCTGGCGGATGCGGGGCCTGGTCGCCGACCGGTTCACGGCCGGGCGGGTGTTCCTGGTAGGGGACGCGGCGCACGCCGTACCCCCGCTGGGCGCCTTCGGGATGAACACCGGCGTGGCCGACGCGCACAACCTCGCGTGGAAGCTCGCCCTGGTCCTGCGCGGGGAGGCGGCACCGGCGCTGCTGGACAGCTACGACGCCGAGCGCCGACCCGTCGCGCTGGTCACACTGGAGCAAGCGGTCCTCCGCTTGGCCGACCCCGCCCTGCACTGGGACCGCGGTCCCGGCGGGGCCGCCGGCCGAGCCCGGGTCGGCGCGCTCAACGCCCCGGTCGTGCACGCCGGATACCGGTACGCGTCCGGCGCCGTGATCGACCCGCGGCCGGCGCTGCCCTCCACCGAGGACGTCGCACTCGACCTGGACGGCGCGCCCGGCTCGCGCGTCCCGCACGCGTGGATCGCCGACGGGGTGTCCACGCTCGACCTGGTCGGGTCCCGGTTCACGGTCCTGACCGCCGACGACGCGTGGCTCGACGCCGCCGACCGGGCCGGGGTCGCCGCGCACGCCGTCGACCTGCCGCAGATCCCGGCACGGGGCGCGCTGCTGGTCCGACCGGACGGGTTCGTGGGCTGGCGCGCCGGCGACACCCCTGACCGGCTCGCCCCGGCACTCGCCGCCCTACTGGGCTACGCGTCGGCCTGA
- a CDS encoding TetR/AcrR family transcriptional regulator, translating into MAEEGTVVWNRERRAPRRQSLDVDRIVAASVALADAEGLDALSMRRVAADLGTGTTSLYRHVAGRDELVDLMTDAVQGEAPPVALTGDWRSDLRAVAHRQRAALLCHPWLGPVMATRPALGPNSLRQMDTALGAAGALTDDITLASDVMAVVVDYVVGAVSRELAELQARRRTGITEQEWRASVGPYIRQVVASGEYPRFARRVVEAADHTAEELFAFGLSCVLDGIAARVASSPPTAGP; encoded by the coding sequence ATGGCCGAAGAGGGAACAGTCGTGTGGAACCGCGAACGGCGCGCGCCCCGCCGGCAGTCGCTCGACGTCGACCGGATCGTGGCCGCCTCCGTGGCTCTCGCCGACGCCGAGGGCCTCGACGCCTTGTCGATGCGCCGGGTCGCCGCTGACCTGGGCACGGGCACCACCTCGCTGTACCGGCACGTCGCAGGCCGCGACGAACTCGTCGACCTGATGACCGACGCCGTCCAGGGCGAGGCGCCCCCGGTGGCCCTCACCGGGGACTGGCGTTCCGACCTGCGTGCCGTCGCGCACCGCCAGCGGGCCGCGCTGCTGTGCCACCCCTGGCTCGGCCCGGTCATGGCCACCCGCCCGGCCCTCGGCCCGAACTCCCTGCGCCAGATGGACACGGCACTCGGCGCCGCCGGGGCGCTGACCGACGACATCACACTCGCCTCCGACGTCATGGCGGTCGTCGTCGACTACGTGGTCGGCGCCGTGTCCCGCGAACTCGCCGAACTCCAGGCCCGGCGGCGCACCGGCATCACCGAGCAGGAGTGGCGGGCCAGCGTCGGCCCGTACATCCGGCAGGTGGTCGCCAGCGGTGAGTACCCGAGGTTCGCGCGCCGGGTGGTCGAGGCCGCCGACCACACGGCGGAGGAGCTGTTCGCCTTCGGCCTGTCCTGCGTCCTGGACGGCATCGCCGCCCGCGTCGCTAGCTCCCCTCCGACAGCAGGCCCGTGA
- a CDS encoding alanine--tRNA ligase-related protein, with amino-acid sequence MDTRTTIDTFITYYRERGHHRLTGSSLLPPPGDPVLFTTSGMHPLTPYLEGRRHPGGRRLVNLQRCLRTTDLDEVGDDTHLTVFEMLGSWSLGDYDGPTSLRWGHDLLVDGFGVDPGRLHVTVFGGDERVGPDLESLDTWTGLGLPVELTREDNWWSNGPTGPCGPDSEIFVWTGDGEPSGTPTGDPRWVEVWNHVMMRYRRHSDGSLEPLEQRNVDTGMGLERMVTVLGGHSSVYGTDGFEPWLRHVPGLWDLDGESLRIVCDHLRSGIVVLGDGVRPSNTGPGYVLRRLVRRVLTRLWRHDGSRTLSDLPGELLEHTLDHFGQDIGVEQVHGVFGDEERRFRNLVRRGRPIVDRRRSRGPLREEDYRYLHDTHGLPRELVTGLLSEGS; translated from the coding sequence ATGGACACCCGGACAACCATCGACACCTTCATCACGTACTACCGTGAGCGCGGCCACCACCGCCTCACCGGCAGCTCCCTGCTCCCGCCACCGGGCGACCCGGTGCTGTTCACGACGTCGGGGATGCATCCGCTGACGCCGTACCTGGAGGGTCGCCGGCATCCCGGCGGCCGACGGCTCGTCAACCTGCAACGGTGCCTGCGCACCACCGACCTGGACGAGGTCGGCGACGACACCCACCTGACGGTCTTCGAGATGCTCGGCTCCTGGTCCCTCGGCGACTACGACGGCCCGACGAGCCTGCGCTGGGGCCACGACCTGCTCGTCGACGGCTTCGGCGTCGATCCCGGCCGGCTGCACGTCACCGTGTTCGGCGGCGACGAGCGGGTCGGGCCGGACCTGGAGTCCCTCGACACGTGGACCGGGCTGGGCCTGCCCGTGGAGCTGACCCGCGAGGACAACTGGTGGTCCAACGGGCCGACGGGGCCGTGCGGGCCCGACTCGGAGATCTTCGTGTGGACCGGCGACGGCGAGCCGAGCGGCACCCCGACCGGCGATCCGCGCTGGGTGGAGGTGTGGAACCACGTGATGATGCGCTACCGCCGGCACTCCGACGGCAGCCTCGAACCCCTCGAGCAGCGCAACGTCGACACGGGCATGGGCCTGGAACGGATGGTGACCGTGCTCGGCGGCCACTCCTCCGTGTACGGCACCGACGGGTTCGAGCCGTGGCTGCGGCACGTCCCGGGGCTGTGGGACCTCGACGGGGAGTCGCTGCGGATCGTCTGCGACCACCTGCGCTCCGGGATCGTCGTCCTCGGCGACGGGGTCCGCCCCTCCAACACCGGCCCCGGGTACGTGCTCCGCCGGCTCGTCCGCCGGGTCCTCACCCGGCTGTGGCGGCACGACGGGTCACGGACGCTGTCCGACCTGCCCGGCGAGCTGCTCGAGCACACCCTCGACCACTTCGGGCAGGACATCGGGGTGGAGCAGGTGCACGGGGTGTTCGGGGACGAGGAGCGCCGGTTCCGGAACCTGGTCCGCCGGGGCCGGCCGATCGTGGACCGGCGGCGCTCACGCGGGCCGCTGCGCGAGGAGGACTACCGCTACCTGCACGACACCCACGGCCTGCCCCGCGAGCTGGTCACGGGCCTGCTGTCGGAGGGGAGCTAG
- a CDS encoding LysR family transcriptional regulator, with amino-acid sequence MELDLRHLRVLCQVAESGSVSRAAVALGVSQPALTAKLGRIETALGGRLFERGPQGVEPTALGHFVLRRARGILSEMGELVAGGRTENVGALRFGALRSSFIGALLGRLQQDLPARDVSTRVDSSGVVVAQLLANDLVDVVVIGAHKSHLPPCPPGVVERVIVDPEPLYVVLAAEHRMACLDMIDLADLAKDWWIGPPGGDDGSLAVFREACERAGFTPRLRYTNLEATDAEQLVATGQGAMMCVPTYPGRREVVVLPLAGQPILGHRVLRWRPEAVSAAEVDVIHQATIDVYVDAVRRNTATLPWWDRHPETHPVLWAPVPAGV; translated from the coding sequence ATGGAGCTGGATCTTCGGCACCTTCGGGTGTTGTGCCAGGTCGCGGAGTCGGGAAGCGTCTCGCGGGCCGCTGTCGCGCTGGGGGTTTCCCAGCCCGCGCTCACCGCCAAACTGGGCCGGATCGAAACGGCCCTGGGGGGCAGACTCTTCGAGCGCGGGCCACAGGGTGTGGAACCCACAGCACTCGGGCATTTCGTGCTGAGGCGGGCGCGGGGCATCCTGTCGGAGATGGGCGAGCTGGTCGCCGGCGGCCGGACGGAGAACGTCGGCGCGCTGCGGTTCGGGGCCCTGCGCAGTAGCTTCATCGGCGCCCTCCTGGGCCGGCTCCAGCAAGACCTCCCCGCCCGCGACGTCAGCACCCGGGTCGACTCCTCCGGGGTCGTCGTCGCCCAACTGCTCGCCAACGACCTGGTCGACGTCGTGGTGATCGGCGCGCACAAGAGCCACCTGCCGCCGTGCCCGCCCGGCGTCGTCGAGCGGGTGATCGTCGACCCCGAGCCGCTGTACGTGGTCCTGGCCGCCGAGCACCGGATGGCCTGCCTCGACATGATCGACCTGGCCGACCTCGCCAAGGACTGGTGGATCGGGCCGCCCGGCGGGGACGACGGCAGCCTGGCGGTGTTCCGCGAGGCGTGCGAGAGGGCAGGGTTCACCCCCCGGCTGCGGTACACGAACCTGGAGGCCACCGACGCCGAGCAGCTGGTGGCCACGGGGCAGGGCGCGATGATGTGCGTGCCGACGTACCCGGGGCGGCGCGAGGTGGTGGTGCTGCCCCTCGCCGGCCAGCCGATCCTGGGGCACCGGGTGCTCCGCTGGCGGCCGGAGGCGGTGTCGGCCGCCGAGGTGGACGTGATCCACCAGGCGACGATCGACGTGTACGTCGACGCGGTCCGCCGCAACACGGCCACGCTCCCGTGGTGGGACCGGCATCCGGAGACCCACCCGGTGCTGTGGGCCCCGGTCCCGGCCGGCGTGTGA